A region of Pleionea litopenaei DNA encodes the following proteins:
- a CDS encoding PH domain-containing protein: MNQPTPNNSTDQRPDSFEGPTHESEKTSSDLPTAERKLHPMSWLFIVIAMVKSFFVPVLIALVAGGSDSYELIGGIVVVPAILFAIVQYVVYRYHLQPNEIVIREGVLFKNIRHVKYDRIQNVNLSRNPLHRLLGVAELELESASGGKPEATMRVVAMSAVEEMNEYIRAAKQKETSLSSAASKKEEPQTNHDESLGHSILQLDILELVKAGIISNKGMVVVAFAFGILGQTRTLEKFFNKVEDWLNPWMEQISWGLDHPVMVTLMIFFGAIAFFVAIRVLSIIFMIVTYFGFDLQRQTGQLKLKFGLLTQRHATIPLQRIQMLSIVEGVLHRWFNRVAIRIATAGGNVNHQQQQENSARWLAPILATEDTESFIADVQPHISQTTDQWHGVAQRGWLRLLRLYSGILIILIGLSWFKFQYWSLLGFALLPFIILYSRKTVAAMRYGFTKDTLVYKSGWLTRYHSFIPLNKIQNIQRIETFFDRRNRMAKIQVDVAGLDLSRHTVSIRFLDQQQADELLAELYQRVCNTQFVWR; this comes from the coding sequence ATGAATCAACCAACTCCGAATAATTCTACCGATCAGCGCCCTGATTCATTTGAGGGCCCTACGCATGAGTCTGAGAAAACCAGCAGTGATTTACCGACTGCTGAGAGAAAGTTGCATCCAATGTCGTGGCTGTTCATTGTCATTGCGATGGTGAAGAGCTTTTTCGTACCCGTGTTGATTGCTTTAGTTGCTGGTGGAAGTGATTCCTACGAACTCATCGGTGGCATCGTTGTTGTTCCTGCCATTTTATTTGCCATCGTTCAATATGTTGTTTATCGCTACCACTTGCAACCGAACGAAATTGTTATACGTGAAGGTGTTTTATTTAAAAATATTAGGCACGTTAAGTACGACCGCATCCAAAATGTTAACTTGTCTCGAAATCCTTTACATCGTTTGTTAGGGGTCGCTGAATTGGAGCTGGAGTCTGCGAGCGGTGGAAAGCCTGAAGCAACCATGCGAGTTGTAGCGATGAGCGCGGTGGAGGAAATGAATGAATATATCCGAGCCGCGAAGCAAAAGGAGACATCGCTTTCATCCGCCGCGAGTAAAAAAGAAGAGCCTCAGACAAATCATGACGAGTCACTGGGACATAGCATATTGCAGTTGGATATTTTAGAGCTAGTCAAGGCGGGCATTATTTCAAACAAAGGAATGGTGGTGGTCGCTTTCGCGTTTGGTATTCTTGGGCAAACTCGTACACTGGAGAAGTTTTTTAACAAAGTCGAAGACTGGCTTAATCCTTGGATGGAGCAAATCAGTTGGGGACTTGATCATCCGGTGATGGTTACGTTAATGATATTCTTTGGTGCCATCGCCTTTTTTGTGGCGATTCGAGTGCTTTCAATCATCTTTATGATCGTGACTTATTTTGGTTTTGATTTACAACGTCAAACGGGTCAATTGAAATTAAAATTTGGCTTATTAACACAACGTCATGCAACCATTCCTTTACAACGTATTCAAATGTTATCCATTGTAGAAGGCGTGTTGCACCGCTGGTTTAATCGCGTAGCTATTAGAATTGCAACCGCGGGAGGTAACGTTAATCATCAACAGCAACAAGAAAATTCAGCTCGTTGGCTCGCACCTATTTTGGCAACAGAAGACACCGAATCTTTCATCGCCGATGTTCAACCGCACATCTCACAAACGACGGATCAATGGCATGGTGTGGCCCAGCGGGGATGGTTACGTTTATTGCGTCTGTACAGCGGTATCTTGATTATTTTAATCGGTCTGTCTTGGTTTAAATTCCAATATTGGTCTTTATTAGGTTTCGCTTTGCTACCGTTCATCATCTTATACTCGCGAAAAACGGTAGCGGCAATGCGTTACGGTTTTACTAAGGATACTCTGGTCTATAAAAGTGGTTGGCTTACGCGTTATCACTCATTTATCCCGTTGAATAAAATTCAGAATATTCAAAGGATTGAAACTTTCTTTGATCGCCGAAATCGTATGGCGAAGATTCAAGTGGATGTGGCGGGGTTGGATCTCTCACGTCATACGGTGTCTATTCGATTTTTAGACCAACAACAGGCAGATGAACTACTAGCAGAGCTTTATCAACGCGTGTGTAATACTCAGTTTGTTTGGCGCTAA
- a CDS encoding PH domain-containing protein — MNETNETILTEAMFRDDQPLAEKTLSYFKVVGIIRSVFLVILALIGTSIALIANKTWPSWWMFLVFILGVAIVVFWFVFYLPKRAYQHSWWRFEEQGLFIYRGIFIRKQYAVPRSRVQHIDVAQGPLQRNFNISELIVHTAGTINASVHLIGLPPKTAEFIRDQLLNQDESDAV; from the coding sequence ATGAATGAGACAAATGAAACCATTTTAACTGAGGCGATGTTTCGTGATGACCAGCCTCTAGCGGAAAAGACGTTATCTTATTTTAAGGTTGTTGGGATTATCCGTAGTGTGTTTCTTGTTATTTTAGCGTTGATAGGGACAAGTATCGCTTTGATTGCAAACAAGACTTGGCCAAGTTGGTGGATGTTTCTTGTATTTATTCTTGGCGTGGCGATTGTTGTGTTTTGGTTTGTATTTTATTTACCAAAGCGCGCATATCAACACTCATGGTGGCGATTTGAAGAACAAGGTTTGTTTATTTACCGAGGTATTTTTATTCGAAAACAATACGCAGTACCGCGCAGTCGAGTTCAACATATTGATGTAGCGCAAGGCCCATTGCAGCGAAACTTTAATATATCAGAATTAATTGTTCATACGGCAGGGACGATCAATGCTTCTGTCCATCTTATTGGTCTTCCTCCGAAAACAGCAGAATTTATTCGCGACCAACTGCTCAATCAAGATGAATCAGACGCGGTCTAG